A genomic segment from Gemmatimonadota bacterium encodes:
- a CDS encoding L-rhamnose mutarotase, with protein sequence MQRVAFILKVKEDMIEGYKKHHKEVWPEMLDALREAGWHNYSLFMREDGLLFGYCETPDFEKALATMAEKDVNTRWQEFMAPYFENLGGKHADENMVPLEQVFYLE encoded by the coding sequence ATGCAACGGGTAGCATTCATTTTGAAGGTCAAGGAAGATATGATTGAAGGCTACAAGAAGCACCACAAAGAAGTCTGGCCCGAAATGCTGGACGCCCTGCGCGAGGCGGGATGGCACAACTACTCGCTGTTCATGCGGGAGGACGGGCTGCTCTTCGGTTACTGCGAGACACCGGATTTCGAGAAGGCGCTGGCCACCATGGCCGAGAAGGACGTCAACACGCGCTGGCAGGAGTTCATGGCACCCTATTTCGAGAACCTCGGCGGCAAGCACGCCGACGAGAACATGGTGCCGCTGGAACAGGTTTTCTACCTGGAG